In Acidiphilium acidophilum, one genomic interval encodes:
- a CDS encoding IS4 family transposase yields the protein MGIAASKKRDGGRLKDIRAFIDELYAHDLHAKRVDSLSAATLGVMTGASLAVAMIGQALAQARGLVTKHAIKQVDRMLSNESIDVWESFARWVPHLVGSQTDIVVAMDWTDFDGDDQATLALNLVSKHGRAMPLLWLSMWKEELKDQRNAIEDTCLRRLSEVVPPGCRVTILADRGFGDHKLFAYLTELGFAYIIRFRGNIHVTDAAGETRTAADWVGKSGRARKLRGARVTASHAYQVGAVVCVHARDMKEPWCLASSDAVASAGTLIKQYSRRWTIEPSFRDVKDLRFGMGMAEIRIAEPERRDRLLLISAFAMALLTMLGTAGESLGMDRQLKSNTSKTRSHSLFRQGCMLYELIPNMPKHRLLPLMRRFTEMLRSSGIFGNSMPAT from the coding sequence ATGGGAATTGCAGCATCGAAAAAGCGTGATGGTGGGCGGTTGAAGGACATCCGCGCATTCATTGACGAGTTGTATGCCCACGATCTCCACGCCAAACGCGTTGACTCCCTGTCTGCTGCGACACTGGGCGTGATGACCGGCGCGTCGCTCGCCGTCGCGATGATCGGTCAGGCGTTGGCACAGGCGCGCGGGCTGGTGACCAAGCACGCGATCAAGCAGGTTGATCGCATGCTCAGTAACGAGAGTATCGACGTCTGGGAAAGCTTCGCCCGTTGGGTACCGCATCTGGTGGGTTCGCAGACCGACATCGTCGTTGCCATGGACTGGACGGATTTCGACGGCGACGATCAGGCAACGTTGGCGCTCAACCTGGTGAGCAAGCATGGCCGGGCGATGCCTCTGTTGTGGCTGTCGATGTGGAAAGAGGAATTGAAAGATCAGCGCAACGCCATCGAGGATACTTGCCTGCGCCGCCTGTCGGAGGTTGTCCCGCCCGGCTGCCGCGTGACCATCCTGGCCGACCGCGGCTTCGGTGACCACAAGCTGTTCGCGTATCTTACGGAGCTTGGCTTTGCCTATATCATTCGCTTCCGCGGCAACATCCATGTCACCGATGCCGCAGGCGAGACGCGAACCGCGGCGGACTGGGTCGGCAAATCGGGCCGGGCGCGCAAACTGCGTGGTGCGCGCGTCACCGCCTCGCACGCCTATCAGGTCGGTGCCGTGGTGTGCGTACATGCGCGTGACATGAAGGAGCCGTGGTGCCTGGCGAGCAGTGACGCCGTGGCGTCTGCAGGGACATTGATCAAGCAATATTCCCGGCGCTGGACGATCGAACCCAGCTTCAGGGACGTCAAGGATTTGCGTTTTGGGATGGGGATGGCTGAGATCCGCATCGCCGAACCAGAGCGGCGCGATCGGCTGCTGCTCATCAGCGCGTTTGCGATGGCGCTGCTGACCATGCTCGGGACGGCAGGCGAGAGCCTGGGAATGGATCGACAGCTCAAGTCCAACACTTCGAAGACCCGCTCACACTCGTTGTTCCGTCAGGGGTGCATGCTCTATGAATTGATCCCGAACATGCCGAAGCACCGGCTACTGCCCCTGATGCGGCGGTTCACGGAAATGCTGCGCAGCAGCGGCATATTCGGCAATTCCATGCCGGCTACGTAA
- a CDS encoding LysR family transcriptional regulator: MNTEPKSRIKTPRRRNFTLRQLKLFEAVARTGSFTRTAEELHLTQPAVSNQIKQLEDQIGTSLIPSLRSRHGIAEYAAAAQHFREPPHQGQ; this comes from the coding sequence ATGAATACTGAGCCCAAGTCCCGCATCAAGACCCCTCGCCGACGCAATTTCACCCTGCGCCAGCTCAAGCTGTTCGAAGCCGTCGCGCGCACCGGCAGTTTTACCCGCACTGCCGAAGAACTCCATCTGACCCAGCCCGCCGTCTCCAACCAGATCAAGCAGCTCGAAGACCAGATCGGGACCTCACTCATCCCCTCATTACGTAGCCGGCATGGAATTGCCGAATATGCCGCTGCTGCGCAGCATTTCCGTGAACCGCCGCATCAGGGGCAGTAG
- a CDS encoding LysR substrate-binding domain-containing protein: MFEHIGRKISPTEVGRELVAFSRDISQRIDEFENLLDDIKGLHHGVLNVAVVSTAEYFSPYLLARFCSHHPGITVNLDVTNRDAVLKQLADNAPDMAIMGVPPDGANLVAQSFMPNPLVVVAAPDHALATMKDVPIERVVRERFIIREPGSGTRDAFERFLMKSGWRLQNSMEMSSNEAIKHAVMAGLGLGVVSLHTLEMELKLGRLAIVDLVDFPLERHWYLVHRQGKRFSVAAQSLKTFILTEAAQAVLPALPGRKTRAKAKR, translated from the coding sequence TTGTTCGAGCATATCGGCCGCAAGATTTCGCCCACCGAGGTCGGGCGGGAACTGGTGGCGTTCAGCCGCGACATTTCCCAGCGCATCGATGAATTCGAGAATCTTCTCGATGATATCAAGGGTTTGCACCACGGGGTCCTCAATGTCGCGGTGGTCAGCACGGCGGAATATTTCTCGCCTTATCTGCTGGCGCGGTTCTGCTCCCACCACCCCGGCATCACCGTCAACCTCGATGTGACCAACCGCGACGCGGTGCTGAAACAACTGGCCGACAACGCGCCGGATATGGCGATCATGGGCGTCCCTCCCGATGGTGCGAACCTCGTCGCCCAGTCATTCATGCCCAATCCGCTGGTCGTGGTCGCCGCGCCGGATCATGCGCTGGCCACGATGAAGGACGTGCCGATCGAGCGGGTGGTCAGGGAACGGTTCATCATCCGCGAACCCGGTTCCGGCACGCGGGACGCATTTGAGCGATTCCTGATGAAAAGCGGATGGCGCCTGCAGAATTCGATGGAAATGAGCAGCAACGAGGCGATCAAGCACGCGGTGATGGCCGGGCTCGGCCTCGGCGTCGTATCACTTCACACGCTGGAAATGGAATTGAAGCTGGGCCGACTCGCCATTGTCGACCTCGTCGACTTCCCGCTCGAACGCCATTGGTATCTGGTTCATCGTCAGGGCAAACGCTTCAGCGTCGCCGCCCAGTCGCTCAAGACGTTCATCCTCACCGAAGCCGCGCAGGCGGTGCTGCCCGCCTTGCCGGGCCGCAAAACCAGGGCGAAGGCAAAACGCTGA
- a CDS encoding NADH-quinone oxidoreductase subunit 5 family protein translates to MERLVFLLIILPLISAGIVGFGQFGRRSAAISIGFNVAVFAIALFLLAASLDGVPNGVLHLNPVWGSVQFDPLAVLMAAVISGIGLIVHVYSRRYMAEESGYARFFALLDLMVVCLLLMVCAADLLTLVIAWNLIGLVLFWLLDHRLASPSAYRYGFWTFITYRFGDLPLVLAALILHRLYGSWSMAVVFAKVAADPTMTLAGGLPVAETVAALVALSAFARSAQFLLHNWLPYTMDGPTPVSALMHAGIVNAGAFIINRFAPVFVAAGVVLHWVFVVGLVTAIAGSLLMLAQNDIKKSLGYSTMGQMGFMIMECGVGAFSLAIFHLIAHGLFKATLFLSSGSAINQARADDGVPKSELYTFVVERRPTAYRQPWQLMALITLAVPAGILLIAHWLVGAGILAEQGAIVLLFFGWITGAQLLFSIHRMDSENPWRMVSLAVISLVVIVLGYTFISHAFDLFLYPDAAFRRAIFSAAAISPVAFDGVVVLVTLVIVAGWILAYRATHQDKESDDRTTRSWLIYYALISREFYIADLYAAASRGVLSASRRVNLWLRWV, encoded by the coding sequence ATGGAACGTCTGGTCTTTCTACTGATTATCCTCCCCCTGATTTCAGCGGGCATTGTCGGGTTCGGTCAATTCGGCCGTCGCTCGGCGGCAATAAGCATTGGCTTCAACGTCGCGGTTTTCGCGATCGCGCTGTTCCTGCTCGCCGCCAGCCTCGATGGCGTGCCGAACGGCGTGCTGCACCTCAACCCGGTATGGGGCAGCGTTCAGTTCGATCCGCTGGCCGTGCTGATGGCGGCGGTGATTTCGGGAATCGGTCTGATCGTCCATGTCTATTCCCGCCGCTATATGGCTGAGGAATCGGGTTATGCGCGTTTTTTTGCCTTGCTCGATCTCATGGTGGTGTGCCTGCTGCTGATGGTCTGCGCCGCCGATCTGCTTACCTTGGTCATTGCCTGGAACCTCATCGGCCTCGTGCTGTTCTGGCTGCTCGATCATCGACTTGCCAGCCCATCGGCCTATCGCTACGGGTTCTGGACCTTCATCACCTACCGTTTCGGCGATCTGCCTCTGGTCCTCGCCGCGCTCATCCTGCACCGGCTCTACGGTTCGTGGTCGATGGCGGTGGTCTTCGCGAAGGTCGCCGCCGACCCGACCATGACCCTTGCCGGCGGGCTGCCGGTGGCCGAAACCGTCGCGGCGCTGGTGGCTCTGTCCGCGTTTGCCCGCTCCGCGCAGTTCCTGCTCCATAACTGGCTGCCCTACACGATGGACGGGCCCACCCCGGTTTCGGCGCTGATGCATGCCGGTATCGTCAATGCCGGGGCCTTCATCATCAACCGTTTCGCGCCCGTCTTCGTCGCCGCCGGTGTGGTTCTGCATTGGGTTTTCGTGGTCGGTCTGGTCACCGCGATTGCCGGTTCGCTGCTGATGCTCGCGCAGAACGACATCAAGAAATCACTGGGCTATTCCACGATGGGCCAGATGGGCTTCATGATCATGGAATGCGGTGTCGGCGCGTTTTCCCTCGCGATCTTTCATCTGATCGCGCACGGACTGTTCAAGGCGACGCTGTTCCTCAGTTCCGGCAGTGCCATCAACCAGGCCCGCGCGGATGACGGCGTGCCGAAGAGCGAGTTGTATACCTTCGTCGTCGAACGCCGCCCCACCGCCTATCGCCAGCCCTGGCAATTGATGGCGCTGATCACGCTGGCGGTGCCCGCCGGCATCCTGCTGATCGCGCACTGGCTGGTCGGCGCCGGAATCCTCGCCGAGCAGGGGGCGATCGTGCTGCTGTTCTTCGGCTGGATCACCGGCGCGCAGTTGCTGTTCTCGATCCATCGGATGGATTCGGAAAACCCGTGGCGGATGGTCAGCCTCGCGGTCATTTCGCTCGTGGTGATCGTGCTGGGATACACCTTCATCAGCCACGCGTTCGACCTGTTCCTTTACCCGGATGCCGCGTTCCGCCGCGCGATTTTCAGCGCCGCCGCGATCAGCCCGGTCGCGTTCGACGGTGTCGTCGTCCTTGTGACACTCGTCATCGTCGCGGGGTGGATTCTTGCCTACCGTGCCACCCATCAGGACAAGGAAAGCGATGATCGCACCACGCGATCCTGGCTGATCTACTACGCTCTGATCTCGCGGGAGTTCTATATCGCCGATCTGTACGCCGCCGCCTCACGCGGCGTGCTCAGCGCCTCCCGTCGGGTCAATCTGTGGCTGCGGTGGGTGTGA